A stretch of the Vigna radiata var. radiata cultivar VC1973A unplaced genomic scaffold, Vradiata_ver6 scaffold_43, whole genome shotgun sequence genome encodes the following:
- the LOC106752732 gene encoding probable WRKY transcription factor 13, translating into MMSTTSQTSVNHSLFEDQDQIPTQMEFNMPFPSTQAFPPLACHQSLKSITALLPSLSSQPASSSANFPETLFSTSVQRQREDLTSSLIGGGGGGGQLLSLNRSRLNPWAWEEVTDCLMSKRMGGGDNHHLGVSAMKMKKMKARRKVREPRFCFKTMSDVDVLDDGYKWRKYGQKVVKNTQHPRSYYRCTQDNCRVKKRVERLAEDPRMVITTYEGRHVHSPSNELEDSQSPSELSSFLW; encoded by the exons ATGATGTCAACAACGTCTCAAACTAGTGTTAACCATAGCTTGTTTGAAGACCAAGATCAGATCCCAACGCAGATGGAGTTCAATATGCCTTTTCCATCAACCCAGGCCTTCCCTCCTTTGGCTTGCCATCAATCTTTGAAATCCATCACTGCACTGCTTCCTTCTCTTTCATCTCAACCTGCTTCTTCTTCTGCCAATTTTCCAGAAACCCTATTTTCAACCTCTGTTCAAAGACAACGAGAAGATCTCACTTCAAGTTTGataggaggaggaggaggaggaggacaACTCCTTTCCTTGAACAGATCGAGACTGAATCCATG GGCATGGGAAGAAGTAACCGATTGCTTGATGAGTAAAAGAATGGGAGGAGGTGATAACCATCATCTAGGGGTTTCCGccatgaagatgaagaaaatgaaggcaAGGAGAAAGGTGCGGGAGCCAAGGTTTTGCTTCAAGACTATGAGCGATGTTGATGTGTTGGATGATGGCTACAAGTGGAGGAAGTACGGACAGAAAGTGGTAAAGAATACACAACACCCAAG AAGCTACTACCGTTGCACCCAAGATAACTGTCGAGTGAAGAAACGCGTGGAGCGGTTGGCGGAGGATCCAAGGATGGTGATAACCACATATGAGGGGAGACATGTGCACTCGCCATCAAATGAACTAGAAGACTCACAATCTCCTTCTGAACTTAGTAGCTTCTTGTGGTAG
- the LOC106752696 gene encoding ATP synthase subunit beta, mitochondrial-like codes for MIHMITNKLKGTIAMDATKGVVRGWRVLNTDSPITVPVGRATLGRIIDVIGEPIDQKGDLTTEHYFPINRKAPSFVKQATEQPILVIGIKVVDLLAPYQRKERLMTDEQTNICLMADDNIYKNQISFSSDFEISDYSDSEFSLHLQRIIN; via the coding sequence ATGATACATATGATAACAAACAAGCTGAAGGGAACCATTGCTATGGATGCCACTAAAGGAGTCGTTAGAGGATGGCGCGTCCTCAACACCGACTCCCCCATCACTGTTCCTGTTGGTAGGGCTACCCTTGGTCGAATCATTGATGTCATTGGTGAGCCAATTGACCAAAAGGGTGACCTCACAACCGAGCATTATTTTCCTATTAATAGAAAAGCTCCTTCTTTTGTTAAGCAAGCAACTGAGCAACCGATTCTTGTTATTGGGATTAAGGTTGTTGACCTGCTTGCACCTTAtcaaagaaaggaaagattGATGACTGATGAACAGACCAACATTTGTTTGATGGCTGAtgacaatatttataaaaatcaaataagtttCTCTAGCGATTTTGAAATTTCTGATTATAGTGATAGTGAATTTTCTTTACACTTACAAagaattattaattga